ACCTCTATGACAACACGATCGGCGATGGGCCTTACAACGCCTGGCTCGACCCGATACTGACTGACGAATGGCAATTGATGGGTTGGAACAACGTCAGCGAGATGACCAAGTTCGGCATGCCCGGCGTCTTCACCCACGGCACATTTGATACGTGGTCGCCGGGATACCTGATGTTCATCGCCGCGACCCACAATGGCATCAGCCGGCTCTATGAGACGTTCGGCAATGGCGGCGCCGACACCGTCGAGCGCACCCTCGGGCCGCAGGAGACGGCGCGCACCTGGTACAGACAAAACCCGCCGCTGCCGCGCGTCCGCTGGTCGCAGCGCAACAACAACAACTACGAGCAGACAGGGTTGCTGACGGCGCTGTCGTACTTCAACGCCAACTCGAAACTGTTCCTGAAGAATTTTTACCTGAAGAGTAAGCGTTCGATTGAAAAGCCGAAAACCTCAGGCCCCGCCGCCTACGTCTTCCCGGCGGACGACCCGCGGCCGGGGGCGCAGGCGGAACTGTTACGAACCTTACAATTGCAAGCCGTCGAGATTTCGCGCGCCACCGCGCCGTTCACGGTTACGGTCAAGAAGAAGAAACCCGCCGGGCCGCCAGCCACGGCCAACGCCGCGGCGCAGAGAGACGGCAGCGCCGCGCCGAAAGACGCGACCGAGACGCGGCAGTTCGCCGCCGGCAGCTACGTCGTGCGCATGGATCAGCCCTATAGCCGCATCGCCGATGCGCTGCTCGATTACCAGTACTGGTCGCCGAACGATCCGCAGAAGAATGTCTATGACGACACCGGCTGGACGTTCGGCGAGCTTGGCAACGTGCAGGTGCTGCGCGTCACGGATGCCGGCGTGCTGAATGCGCCGATGGAACTGGTCAAAGGCGAAGTGCGCGCGCCGGGCGGCGTCAGCGGCAGCGGCTCGATCTTTGTCATCAATCACAACACCGACACGAGGCTTGCGACGCTGCGCTATCGCTTCAAAGACGCGCGGGTCGAAGTCAGCGAAGAACCGTTCGAGCTTAACGGGCGCAAATTCAATCGCGGCTCGTTCATCTATCACAACGTCTCACAGAGCAATCTGGACGCGGCCGCGCGCGAGCTGGGCTTGACGGCGTATGCCGTGGCCGCTGCGCCCACGGTGAAGACTCACGCCGCCAAAGCGCCACGCGTCGCCATCATGCACACCTGGCTTGCGACGCAGGACGAAGGCTGGTGGCGAGAGGCGTTCGATCAACTGAAGGTCCCTTACGATTACATCAGCACGCAGGACGCCGCGCACACGGCGGACTTGAATGCGAAGTATGACGTGATCGTCTTTGCGCCGGTCGGCACGCGCAACCCGCAGTCGATCATTGAAGGCATGCCGATGACCGGCAACGCCCTGCCGTGGAAGACGACCGACAAGACGCCGAACATCGGCAAGATCGATTCGACCGATGACATGCGACCGGGGCTCGGCTGGCAGGGATTGGCGAACCTGCAAAGCTTCGTTCGCAAAGGCGGGCTGTTGATCACGGCGACCGACACGTCGAACTTTGCGATCAGCTTCGGCCTGACGGCGGGCGTGACCTTGCAGCCGGCGCAACGGCTGCGTGTGACGGGAAGCATCCTGCGCTCGAAGTTTGTCGATGCGACCAGCCCCATCGCTTACGGCTACGGCGAGAACCTGAGCATCTACTGTTACGAAGGGCCGATCTTTAACCTGAGCAACATCAATGGCGGCGGGCGCGGGCGGCGGCGCACCGCGGAAGACCGCGACCGCCCGACCGGGCGCGGCACCGTGGACGATCCCGACACGCCGCAAGACCGTCAGGCGGCGGAGGCCATCGAAGAACCGCGCGCCGAAATCTGGCAAGCGGTCCCGGTCACCGACGAGCAGCGGCGCAACGGCATCTATGTGATCCCGCCGCAGTACCGCCCGCGCGTCATCTTGCGTTATGGCGACGCCCGCGATTTGCTGGTGTCGGGCCTGCTCGACAGTGGCGCGGAGATCGCCCAGCACGCGGCGGTGGTTGATGTGCCGATGGCCGCCGGCCACATTCTGTTGTTCTCGAACAACCCCATCTGGCGCGGCGAAACTCAGGGCAGCTACTTCCTGGTCTTCAACGCGATTTTGAACTATGACCAGTTGAACGCGGGCCGCAAGCTCGACGAGAAGTGACGCGGAAAGGAGTCAGGAGTCAGAAGACCGAAGTCAGAAGAGAAGCGGAGGCGTAAGCCGGTCTCCTCTTCCATTCTGACTCCTGACTCCTGACTTCTTTCTTCAGCAATGAACGTGGCCGAGCAGCCAGTAGACGAGGATAAAGATAAGGATCGTAGAGAATAGCCCGCCGCCGAGCTTCCATGAGATTAAACCGGCGAGACAACCACGCGCAGGACCTTCCATGAAGAGTTCCCTCCAACATTGACTTCAAACCCGCACAAGGTCCTGGCGCATTCTAAGGCACTTGATGTGCCATGTCGAACGCCTTGCAGCCGCTAGCGATTCGCCTCGGGATGGCCAAATCGCTTGTCTCAAATTAAAACGAAGCTTGCTTGTATGGCTCAAGAAGCATACAACCGCAAAGCCGGTTTAGCGTGACGCCGGGGCGTCGCCCGGCAAGAGCCCGCGCGCCGTCAACTCGTCTTTCAACTGTTCAGGTGATTTGAAAAGGATCGTCTCGAAGCCTAGCTCCGCGGCGACCGTGATGTTGGCTTCTGAGTCGTCAATGAAGAGACAGTCGGCGGCGGGCCGCCCAATGCGCTCAAGCAGGACGGCGTAGATGCGGCGGTCGGGCTTGATGATCTGCACGTCGCCCGACAGCACGATATCGTCAAACCAATCCATGAAGGGGAAGCGGTGACGGATGCGCCGGAAGGTTTCCGCCGCCCAGTTGCTCAAGCCGTAGAGC
The sequence above is a segment of the Blastocatellia bacterium genome. Coding sequences within it:
- a CDS encoding M14 family zinc carboxypeptidase, with the protein product MLRRAAMIGLLIFVFSFSMMPAFGRGPQEKSVSVANLTPKPGRAADQPVDEEYTRKIREYTTEPYFLSPLVDYLPASRTVPTPKAVLGDIAGAPGKLPYSHEVYRYMRMLEKASPRVKVFSIGTTEEGREMIAVAVTSEKNLAQMEENRARLARLADPRTIQMNDDEADRLVAASVPVYYITGTIHSPETGAPTALMELAYRLAVDESPYVRAIRDGVITLITPIVEVDGRDRQVDVYNWHLAHPGENWPPLIYWGHYVAHDNNRDAMGLTLKLTQNVLKTFTGWKAQVLHDLHESVPYLYDNTIGDGPYNAWLDPILTDEWQLMGWNNVSEMTKFGMPGVFTHGTFDTWSPGYLMFIAATHNGISRLYETFGNGGADTVERTLGPQETARTWYRQNPPLPRVRWSQRNNNNYEQTGLLTALSYFNANSKLFLKNFYLKSKRSIEKPKTSGPAAYVFPADDPRPGAQAELLRTLQLQAVEISRATAPFTVTVKKKKPAGPPATANAAAQRDGSAAPKDATETRQFAAGSYVVRMDQPYSRIADALLDYQYWSPNDPQKNVYDDTGWTFGELGNVQVLRVTDAGVLNAPMELVKGEVRAPGGVSGSGSIFVINHNTDTRLATLRYRFKDARVEVSEEPFELNGRKFNRGSFIYHNVSQSNLDAAARELGLTAYAVAAAPTVKTHAAKAPRVAIMHTWLATQDEGWWREAFDQLKVPYDYISTQDAAHTADLNAKYDVIVFAPVGTRNPQSIIEGMPMTGNALPWKTTDKTPNIGKIDSTDDMRPGLGWQGLANLQSFVRKGGLLITATDTSNFAISFGLTAGVTLQPAQRLRVTGSILRSKFVDATSPIAYGYGENLSIYCYEGPIFNLSNINGGGRGRRRTAEDRDRPTGRGTVDDPDTPQDRQAAEAIEEPRAEIWQAVPVTDEQRRNGIYVIPPQYRPRVILRYGDARDLLVSGLLDSGAEIAQHAAVVDVPMAAGHILLFSNNPIWRGETQGSYFLVFNAILNYDQLNAGRKLDEK